The following coding sequences lie in one Ostrea edulis chromosome 8, xbOstEdul1.1, whole genome shotgun sequence genomic window:
- the LOC125662874 gene encoding uncharacterized protein LOC125662874 yields MAVSSTESTIGGADRLQRSVGNVSGLAPSQVWGAGSGHCGKSSKCLKRFRVGSLNVNTLRGRVCEVMETLSRRRIDVGCVQETGYRGGQCRTIKGKDSKYKLFWSGNDNGMAGMGVFLAEEWIEKVFEVQRVSDRIILVKLVVGQRVLMTVKIPASDFLIPYGDWNDHVGSIGTGFREVHGGLGYGRPDPDTEGERILDYAQAFDLVVGNTCFKKRDSHLVTYESGGAATQIDFILFRRNMRKLVTDVKVIPGEELALQHQLLVCDILIDMPTKAKHKFIPRLKV; encoded by the exons ATGGCAGTATCATCTACAGAATCAACGATAGGCGGTGCTGATAGACTTCAGAGATCTGTCGGTAACGTCTCCGGCTTGGCCCCCTCTCAGGTGTGGGGGGCAGGGTCGGGCCATTGCGGCAAATCCAGCAAGTGCCTGAAGAGGTTTAGAGTGGGCTCTCTCAATGTGAACACCCTGAGAGGAAGAGTATGCGAGGTGATGGAAACACTCTCTCGCCGAAGAATTGATGTTGGTTGTGTGCAGGAAACCGGATACCGAGGTGGACAGTGTCGCACTATCAAGGGCAAGGATTCGAAGTACAAGCTCTTCTGGTCTGGAAATGACAATGGTATGGCTGGGATGGGAGTGTTCTTGGCTGAGGAGTGGATCGAGAAGGTTTTTGAGGTGCAGCGTGTCTCTGATAGGATCATCCTAGTGAAGCTTGTGGTCGGCCAGCGTGTGCTCA TGACTGTCAAGATCCCGGCATCTGACTTCCTCATCCCATACGGAGATTGGAATGACCATGTTGGTAGTATTGGCACCGGATTCAGAGAAGTGCATGGTGGTCTAGGGTATGGCAGGCCAGATCCTGATACAGAAGGTGAGAGGATCTTGGACTATGCACAGGCTTTTGATCTCGTTGTCGGCAACACTTGCTTCAAGAAACGTGACAGCCACCTAGTGACATACGAGTCTGGAGGCGCAGCTACACAGATTGACTTCATCCTGTTTCGTAGGAACATGCGCAAACTTGTCACAGATGTGAAGGTAATCCCTGGTGAGGAACTTGCTCTACAACATCAGCTCCTAGTTTGTGACATATTGATTGACATGCCAACCAAAGCCAAGCACAAGTTCATACCTCGCCTAAAAGTCTGA